From the Coffea eugenioides isolate CCC68of chromosome 1, Ceug_1.0, whole genome shotgun sequence genome, the window GTCAAGTCGTTGCCAAATGATCTGAAGGCTTCTCTGAGCTTCCCTTCTTGACATATTTCTCTGAGAGAAAAGGTTTTAACGGGGTATTTTACGAAAGGTGGAATCCCGTTAGTTTTGCTGGAAGTGGAATTTATGGTAGAGGTAGGAGGGAAGGGAAGGTGCGGGCTCAATCGCAGGCTCAAAGTAGCCATTACTGCAGGCTCAATTGCATTTGCATGTCATTTGTGCAATTTGGCATGTGAGGATTCAGAATCAGAACTTTGCAATGGTAACTAACCTTGATATAAAATATGTTCATCACCAGCACCAAGATCCGTTGTCGTCCAGCGGTTAGGATATCTGGCTTTCACCCAGGAGACCCGGGTTCGATTCCCGGCAACGGAAGGAAAGGTGTTGAAGGACTCTTCGGATTGTATCCTTTTTGAAAACGAAAGTACTctaagaagttttttttttccctctacTCTTTTAAAAGTTTTTTCTCCCCATGAAATAAAATATATTACAACTATTTTAAAAGTTCTTTTATCAACTcttttaaaagttttttttcccATGAAATAAAATATATTACATCTCTTTTAAAAGtttgttttctcatgaaataaaatagggataatttcagaaacctcccttgtggtttgaacaattacactgaTCCCCcatgaggttactaatcctttgcaaatttagtccaaacgattaaaatattattttagggagtgaaattagaattttgtaccaaatttgccctttgtactacatgtccaatgaatgacaaagtactacaaatcaattaataattaataaattttaaggagtatagtttataggcaaatacacattacctatttaaagtaccagctctttacgggtattttactttcaaacatttaatttatgataaatatatcaatgtttataagtaaaattcaaaaaatgttacagtaatattcttgcaaaaaggaaatcggtaggttatttatttaatataaattaaatatttttttaaaaaaatggctcataaagtattaattctttatggttttcatccattacatgagtaaagtattggctctttatggacattttattctgaatcatttaatttatgttaaatacataaatatttgtaactaaaattgaaaacgtgttatattaatatttttacggaagaaagattggtaggttttgtatttaacaaaaattaaatatttgaaagcaAATACTAATCtgtatttgagcgtaaatatttgaaattcaaaaaatgttacaataatattcttgcaaaaaggaaatcgatAGGTTATTTACTCGATAAAAAATCTAGTTTATGATAATAAATCCAATTTCCTAATTGTGAAACGTTTAATTACTcgaatttattatttttgctgataattctaatcaaaatctattttttgGATCAGAACAAATACTGTAATCAATAATCAAAGATCAAAGTAAGGAGGAAGGGAAAGAcatcaaaaagaaaaactaaaacgAATAGAGGGATGAACCaataaaaaaagacaaaaaaggaaagaaatgctGATTACTTGAAAGTTATCCCATGCGGGGGAATGAATGGATGAACTTAGCTTGCTCACAGATGTAAAGAAACCGATTCGTAGAAACTAAAATGGGTTAACGGTAGTTTGAACCCCTAAACTATCACCGATTAGAGCTTGCACCATAAACTATTAACTGTTACACGCAGCTGCTTTTGGTACTGAAATGATTTAGCAGACAAAAAGCGGCTAATCACGATTTAACAGAAAAACATTTCCATTCCATGCTATTAAAATACAGAATGGGCGGAACCTAAGGCCCACACTCCATTTTTGTACACGATGTGTAAGAATTGTACATTTGATCATATATTTTGAAACAAAAAGGGGGTGACGACAGCCCCCCCTCCATACACGGAAAATGAATTTAAGTCAAAAGAATACCCGCTCTATGAACCGCTTACCCTCCACAAAACTTCATTTTCCAGGTAACAAAAAGCTGAATCTTGAGCAACAAATCCTGCTATACAACCTCATTGACTCATTTACCCTACTTATGTACAACAGCCTCGGGAAAGTTGATACCTTGCTCATCCAAAAGTCAAGACCCACCCTCCGCGTGAACCCACCAAGAAGGCAACATATGATACACCCAGCCTCCCGCATGCTTATCTTTGAAGGCACTAGGCAAAGAACGGAGACTATATGCTTCAGAAGTATCATAAGCACCGACAGATTACTTCCCCCATCCCAAAGATCAGTAGTTTCTGTTCTCGTCCAGCACTTGTCTTATTAGTCTGAGGTGGCGCTAACGTCCCTTCTTTCGAAAATGAAAGAGAACTTGTTCAGGGACAGATATCAAAAGCCGGACATAGTGGTCCTCAACAAAAAAATATCGTTGAATTCTCATCGTTACCCCTGATTAATTGAAGATTTCAAGCTTTCATCTGGCAGCATCCATGAAACTAAGTGTCCACCAGAGTCCCCGCTCAGCAACTGCTTTAGATCACTTGTAAGGTGGAGAGCAGTGACAGGATGCTTGTGAAACTTCAATACCTTGTGCAGAACCAACCTGTACTCTGGCACTTCATCTCCAAGGTTTAAGCCCCCAGTCAAGTTTCCAGTCATTTTGGTTGGGACTACATCCTCAGAGCAGTGAACCATTTTCCAGACCTTAACAGCCCCACTCTGGTGACCAGAGACATACCAGTTAGCTTCCAGCCAATCAGAGAAGGTACACCCCGTAAGTGATAGTATAAAATCAGATGGGAGTTGTGATGTGTTGACAACTGCAAGGCAGTCACCGTTGATGCTCCAAACAGCAAGTGTAACACCTGCTGCAGTCGCAATTTCCCCAGTCAAATCATTTACGTATACTGCAGAAACTGGAGAAGGGAACTCAGGAAGCTGCCTAACAAAAACTAATGAGCTAAGATCCCATAGTATAACAGTACAATCATCTGACCCGCTCACAATCATCATGTAAGGCTGACTGACATGAAGGCTTGTTATTTTGGCCGTGTGAGCACAAAGTGTCCGCTCCGACTGCAGTTGCCTTAGAGCACGTGGCCCATCTTTAACAACACGCCAAACACAAAGCAACCCGTCATCCCCCCCAGTAACCAGAATCTGGCCATCATGGCTAGCACTGGTGCACTGTATCTGGTTGCCTCCATGAAGATTTTCATGAGTTGAGAGAAGCCTATCTTGATCATAGCCCATAAACCTCAAGCTACGATCAGGAAAACCCCAGGCAATGTATTTGGCATATGTTCTGGGTTTCAGCAAAGTATTTGCCCCAGCCACAAGAATCTTGTCACTGAAAGTTACTATCTGAGATATAGAGGATGAGTTCTTACGTATCTCATGAGGAACAAGATGCAGAGAGTGTTTGAGTGGATGAGGAGGTAATTTTCTGTCAGACCGCCGTTTAGGGTGTGGCTTAAGAAATAGTTGTTTAGGAGTCTGCCCAAAGTGATTAATCTGTGCTAAAATCGAGGCTTTCATTGCTGGATCTGTTACTGAGTCAATATCAACGCTGCCTTCGTAGGTATAATGATAGAAGACATTTACTGCTGCTTCAGCAGCCTATCATTGCAGAAACAAATTTGAGCTAGAAATAGACAAATTAAGTATACTAAGAAAAACAGtgaataaaataaagaaaataaatcattAGCATGACAGAATTGTTAACAGCAATATAATAGATATCAGTTTTCTCTTGTCCGTTTAATCAAATGGAAATACAGAACCAAACTGTTATAGCAGTAGAAATAAGTCTTGGATGAACGTGCACCAAGCATCTAATAAAGCAAGGCAGTAGACTGACTTCAGTACATGCAATCGATAAACTAACAAAAGAAGACAACTTCATTGAATTGGACTTAAGATTCCAGTATTTTTCACTTCTCATCTTGTACCTCTTGTGCAATATTTAAATGAAAAGAGAGAATAGTGCTAAAAGTGAACAGCTAGGAAACAAGACATCGATATCAGAATAGAGAAAAGAGCTCAGAACCTAGCCCTACCATCTGGGCACTTGACTTAGAAATCAAATGAGGATTCAAGCATAAGGTTCACAAAGATTAGGCAACAGTTAGAACCTAGCTGTTAAGATGGGTTACAAATGCTAAATGACTACAAGAATATCATATGTCAGATGTTAAAGAGAAAGCAAAGATACATTGTAAAGAGTTAAAATTTACGGAAACACAGAAGTCAAAGTTGCCCACCTTTCCTCTCTGCTTGTACCCAAAGATAAGGTCTATCCAGTGATGCAGATTCTCGGAAACATAGTCAGACTCCAATGCTCCCCTGTGCTTCCTGATGAACTCTCTTACACTGGATTTTGCCCAAGGAGGTAATATGACATCATTAACCTAGCAAACAAGACATGCTCTTAGGACGGCTGTTATCCTGTGGGAAAAAAAGGCAATAGGAAGAAGGAAATTTTTACAAATAAGACAAACCTTTTCCCCTGATTGTTTCTCACCCAAGTCAAGATTGAATCTGTTTTCCAGAAATTCTGGCATATAGAAGAACTCTGGTATCAGTTCCTTGACATCTGATGTATTACCTTTTCCAGCAGCACTTGACCATGTATCCTTTATACTATTGAAAAGACGATCAGCATGATCAAACTGTCCACCCTGCAGCTTCTGGTTCTCAGTACTGAATGGTGGCAGGCGTATAAGGTAAAAGAGCACAATCCCAGCACTAGAATAATGAGACCCATAATGAAATTTGGGAACTTCGGGATCATCCCAGCTTTCATATCTGATGGAGaaagaaaattaataaataataaatttaatCCTGGATCAAAGTGACTCAAGAAATGATATACATGACAATGCCATGAAAAACTAGAAGGCGTTGAGATAGCTTATGAGAGCTAAAAGGCCAACCTTTTCCTAAACTCCTCTTCTCCTTCTGGTGTTTGACACCCCATTGGTTTGTCAAGCCTGCGGAATGTTTTGGGATCTGACAAGTCCAGATTTTCACTCTCATAATCAGCCAAAACCCAGGGAAAAACTGGATATTGTGTCAAATCACTATATCCACGACCAGCTAAAGTGTTTAGATGCATTAGATACTGAAAGTTGCTGATTTctccattttgccacctcttgGAAAACGATTTGGCCATAACCTTAAAAAGGCGACTGCCTTCATTGCTTTCCTGTTTTGTTGAACCTGAGATTGTTGTGTCCAACCTGTTCACAAAGTTACCAATATTAGGCATCTTGTATCAACTTTTAAGGGcacagaaaacaaaaaggaactcTGTCAGCTGCAGTGAAATAACATAATCTCACAACTGAATGAAGCCTATCCAAATACCAGTTCAAGTAAAAATGGAAATCCAGAAAATTGCTGTAAAAAGATTAATTTTCGAGGAAAAAACATAGTTAGGAAAAGAAAGGCAATTGAGAGTAGTCATAAGaagtaaatcaaacaaaatgTATCTCAGCCTTAGGATCAGTACAAACGAAATCTCCACTAGTGATGCAAATGCATTATAAaagcaaaaatccaaaaaaagaaGCCTACAATCTAATCTTTGCTCAAGCCGATGACAAAGCATCAATAATTCAACCAGATGAGTAACTGTAGTACCTTGAAATCCTGAGGCTACAAGCTAAAATAGTATTAGCCATGAGTAACATCAATACCTATTACGCAGGGTGTATGCGTCTTTGCTAATATATATTTCTCCCAAAGAAGACTAAATAATAACACATAAATAGACAAGTTGGGGAGCAAAAACGTACATGCTGTTTCTAGGGAGATTCATGGCAACTAAATTTCTGAATATGTCTTCTCTCTCCTTTTTGTGGAAGACAAGAAGATCATTGCAACCATCCATGCTAAATATTTCAATAGCAACAGGTCGAAGTTGATAATCACGCTTCAAAATCTCATGAACACTATTAAGCTTCCACATTCGCCATAGATGGGGCACATTTCCACTACTATAAACCTTTTCCTTTCCCCAAGCACCCCCATTATAAGCCCATGCCCTTCCACCAACATATGTCTTTACTGCTGCACCCCAGGAGGAAGTTGACTTGGAATGAGACTCCATACTGAGAGAAAAATCTTTCTTTACACCCAATGCCTGATCAATGACAGATAGGTCGTCTTCAGATTCTTTCTCAAATATGCACCCAGAATCATCAATATAAAAGTTCTCAATGACATATAAAGATAGTTCTCCAATGAGAAAGATACCATCATGCTTATCAAGACCAACAACTCTCTCacaattgtacttgtactttatccTCTCAAAAGGTTCCAGATAAGGTCTGATCAAGTATTCACCATTATCATTCAACTCCTTATCAGATTTGTCCTCAACCACTTTCACTTCGTCAACTCTCATTGAAGAAGACTGCCTTGGAGACCCTAGATCTGACTTTCCTTGAACACTATCTGCTCTTCGAAATGAGGCAGCACTGGACTTCACACCAAATTCAGCAGCAGAGTGAACACTCATTTCATTTATACTGCTGTCCCGATCTTCAAGCCATCCAGCTCTACTAGAAGCAACATCTTTTACATCATCTGATTCTTTCAAATTCGACTCGACATACATCTCACCATCAGAAGAATCCTCTTTTATATTGCCATTTAAAAGATTGAAAAACAAATCAGACTCATCAGAAGTATTGAGTTCATTTTCAGGTTTTTCCTTTGACAGTTCTAAGTCCTCTAACTCAAACTGTCCATGCAGAACATTCTGAATGGTATCAATCGTTAGTTTGCACCTTTCAAGCTTTTTACGCATCCTGTATGGACCTTCAATGGGGCAAAGCTGCCATTCCGGCTCCTCACTTGTTAAGGATTTACGCATTGGAAAGATTCCACGCTCATGTACAAGTTGCTGGAGATGTGCTTGCCACTCACTTTCAGCATGGAGCACCCAACCGTACTTATCTTGTCGGACAACTCTTAATTCAGTAGCCATTGCATCACGAACCAATTCAAGTGCAATTCTCCGTTCATTTACCTGATCCCAATGTCTTTGGTCTAACTTTGATATGTCCCTTGACTTTTTCCCCATTTCTCTTTTACGACGACCATCCATACCTTTTATCCTCACTCCAGGAAACTTGGACGAACCAGCAATATACTGAACCCACATAATTGCAGCACACTGTTCCATAATTTTATTGACAATTTGTTCAGAAAGGTGGAGCCACTCATAAAATGCTGATAAACTTCCAGTTAAAAGCTTGTCAAAACCACCATGTAGGACATCCAGAGGAAGCCCTTGGTTAGGTTTGGAGACAAGCAAGTCCTCAAATGCAACCCTACGATGCACCAGAAGATACTTGAGAATATCAACAGCAATGCTCTGTACATTTTGTCTATTGTCCCGCAGTAGTGATATCAGATTAACACAGAGGCAGCAATTAAGATCAGTGTCAAGGTTGCTGGGACAAAATATTAACCGTCTATGAGCAACTAGTAACTGTAAAACTGTACAAATATCAACAGTTCTATCTTCAGGTAAACTGTTTGGGAACAATCTTTTCTGCTCCATTTGCAAACCTAAGCTTGAAAGAAGTTCATCTTCTCCTAAAGTGATCAAGAATGAGGGAAGGAAACAGAACAATATCATTCGGTTCGTATTCTTGAACAATGCATGTATGTAGGCATCAAGCTGCCTGCTTCCTCTACCAATCGATAACAGCCCTTTTGCAGTGGGAGTTGCCTCTTCAATTCGACCATCCTTGTTTGCCAGTTGCAACACGGACAAGAGGAATTCCAAAGTCTTCAATACATCAGCAGGCCGAGGAAAAGCCCCCATATACACACGATCGACTATCATCCAGCATAAAGCATCCAAGTTCAAGGACCAGCGGCTCTTATCTAACTTTTTCTCATTTTCCTCATCATCACGCAGTAGCCGCCTTTCAACAAAGTTCATCAATCTACTAAGGCACAACCCCTGAAAAACTAAAACAGATTCAGCATCAACATATATAGGGACACTTTCCAGAATAGTCTCAATGAGAGGAGCTGATTTGATTTGTTCAGTAACGAAATCAGAAAGAACTTCTGCCATAAAATCCAACACAGCAGTAGCTCCAGCAGAACATGGCCCACCACCATAACCAGAATCATCCACTTCAAGAAGTAGCTTCGGGTTCAGTGCAAATAATGTGTTTGCAGAAAACTGTCCCTGAGAACCGGACTTAAGATCAGAAGAAGGTTCGATTTCAATAATAGATGTAGAAGATTCCATAGAAGGAGTGTCTGCCAAATGCCCTTTCAATTCACTGTGACTCACTGATCCTAGCCATGAAGTCAATGCCACAATGGGAGTTGAGGAAGTTGTGACTGAGATTCTAGAACTAGATCTCTCAGATACATTAGGGGATTCAAACTGAGAATCTTCGAGAACTTGATCTTGTGTGCTTTTTGCATCACGGAAACTGAACTCATTACTGCCAGAAGTCACAGTGGACCCCTGGTCACCAGGTTCTACATCTGAATTAGGAATTGATTGAACATCTTCTTGAACTACTTTCTCCACCTCCTGCTGCGATGCAGTATTATATACCTCTGATATATGACCAACCATATTATTTGGCATAATGGCAACATCTTCAGAACTTGTACTAACCTGCCCCTGAGGAAAGCTCCCTATGCTTATTGAAGTCTTAACGGATTGTTCTTGTTCTTGAGGCAAGCTTGAGAAAGTGTTCTGAGAACTGCAGGTATCATCACCATCATTTATGTTCTTCTCTCCTACCTTTACAGATAGATCTTTTGCCATCTTCAGAGCATGAGCAGccctaaataaaaaaaaagtccaaCGATTCTACTACATGAGAAGAATTCACTTGAGAAAGATATATTCCTTAATATATGCAATTATTAGTTTTCTTGGACGTTACCTTATCTCCATTTCATAAATTAAAAGCATTTGAAACACCAGTGAACCTCAACAAAATAAGATTATTgagaaagaacaaaaaaatcaaaagcatACATACCTCACACAGGAAAAATAAAGGTCAACACAGCTTTCTAGAAATTCAGCTCGTCTGCAGACAGCAGAGAAAGGAGGACACATCTTTGCTAGATCAACCATGAATCTAAGGACTGAGGTAGCAGCAGCAGGAGCAGAAGCTTCTCCCCCCATAAGGCGAGCTGCATAAGTTTTGTGCATCAGTGCTTCGCCCTGAAGATCCCCACCGATGTCTGCATTTCCTTCTACTAGTTCTGCCACCAGACCGACACCAACTTGCGAAAAATTGCCTGTTTGGTGGGCAAGCATTGACTGCATAGATAACCTATCAAATGTTGATTTTGCCATTGCAACCACTGCATCTAATAATTCAACAAATTTTAACTCCCTGTAGTTTCCGTCATTTGGCATAAGGGCATGGAAGTCGAGCATTCGGACTTCTGGTAATCTTGGATAAACAGGCTtgccaaatatcaaacaaaacaGAATATAATAAATATCCGGAGAGTCATAAAAACTTGGAAGCACCCTTGCCAAACCTTGATATCCTCCGCTTGAACGAAACTTGAGTGTGAACGTAGGGGAAGACGCAAGGCAGACACCAAGAAGAGTCATGATCCATCTCATGCTTGTAGGATGAACAGCTTCATCAAGAAAATAAGTTATCAATTTTGATGAAACAATTTTATGCCACTGCTCAAGCAACTCCTCTGATTTGATTGTCACCTGTAGATCAATTAGCATCTCAAGTAACATATTTCTTACTATAACATGTTTCCCCATTGCCTCTCGTGTTATTTGATGACGTGACATCAGTTCTGGTGGATCAAATGTCATGATTGTAAACCTAACCACGTGTTCCAACTCAGAAGCCAGAAATCCATCTTCCAAAATGACCCCTAATAGTACAACTAGTTTCTCTAACACAGGAACTTCAACATCACCCCTTTGAAGAGTTACTAGTAGATGTTGAACAAGGTTAATTCTCCGAAGAATTGTGAGATTATGGTTTCTGTACCAATGCATGGAGACTAGATGCTCAAGAAAGCCCAAAAGAGTAATTTGAATAGCTACTGGAGCTGTGACCCAAAGGGTCCAGTCCAACAAGACATGCTCAACCATGTCAGCATTTGATAAAACTATGCAGTTAGATGTTTCAGAAGGCATGTCAGATGTTTCAAGCTCTGAAATATGACTAAATGAATCTTTTTGGGCagagaaatcatccaaatctcCATGAGACCCAACCGATGAAAACTCATCACGGAATTTTGACAAATTAAGCTCCTCAAAGCTGGTTTCTGGAGGGGATAGAGTAGGTGATAAATTACGAGGAATTTCAACCTTCCTGGGTTCAGAAAAAGATGCTTCACATGCAGCAATCTGGAAAAAGATCTCAAGTGATTGCATGTCAAACAATGGCATCCTGCGATGCAAAAAAAGAGCAAGCAAGTGGTATCCTCGGTATTTTTGCATGTCTCTCACATTCTGAGGATTCTGATGAAGTGCACAGGCAAGTAATGTCAAGGCCATGTGCAACATCTCCCTGGTTTCAGAAGCTTCAACAAGGGCTAGGACAACAGCCATTCCACCAATTGGGCGAATGGAGTCACCAATCACACACTGCTTACAAACAAAAACATC encodes:
- the LOC113762009 gene encoding protein SPIRRIG; the encoded protein is MFNKKSTMKWATLLKDFKEKVGLSQTPSAAASSSSSSSAVSSPFPDYNAFSSNQEFSSSPSRDKYELELDFKRYWEEFRSSISEKEKEKALNLTIDVFCRLVKQHGNVAQLITMLVETHIFSFVVGRAFVTDIEKLKLSSKTRSLEVRRVLNFFAEVTKDGVRPGANLLHAVEVLVSGPIDKQSLLDSGILCCLIHVLNALLGPDGGNQRQKILDHQEPLLTEGIQNDDNGYARRLEVEASVVHVMKALASHPSAAQSLIEDNSLQLLFQMVANGSLVVFSQYKEGLVPLHNIQLHRHAMQILGLLLVNDNGSTAKYIRKHHLIKVLLMAVKDFDPDCGDSAYTMGIVDLLLECVELSYRPDAGGIRLREDIHNAHGYQFLVQFALVLAKDKGGQRFHSNSIPSEDPALGNLSSDDCIESKNTGEKGSELSSKCLSPTLSRLLDVLVNLAQAGRADSYGSPGSKVSRGSHAKPAGHGRSRTSSADRLTDELWEKDNDKIKDLEAVQMFQDIFLKADSRELQAEVLNRMFKIFSSHIENYKLCQQLRTVPLLILNMAGFPPSLQEIILKILEYAVTVVNCIPEQELLSLCCLLQQPITSELKHTILSFFVKLLSFDQQYKKVLREVGVLEVLLDDLKQHKLLLGPDQLKNDLNQLERKSSSSNFKKHMDSKDTILSSPKLLESSSGKLPLFEIEGTIAVSWDCMVSLLRKAEANQASFRSSSGVPFVLPFLVSDIHRPGVLRVLSCLIIEDSAQVHPEELGALVEVLKSGMVTSASGSQYRLQDDAKCDTFGALWRILGINSSAQRVFGEATGFSLLLTTLHSFQNDGYTKEYSLVVCIKVFTYLLRVITAGVCDNAVNRVKLHSVISSQTFYDLLLESGLICVECERQVIQLLLELALEIVLPPFLSSEAVASSDNLENGSVSSLMIIPSGSSVPDKERVYNAGAVRVLIRSLLLFTPKVQLEVLNMIEKLARASSFNQENLTSVGCVELLLETIYPFLSGSSPLLSYALKIVEVLGAYKLSTLELRVLVRYILQMRLASSGRFLFDMVEKLILTEDMDSENVSLAPFVEMDTSKLGHASIQVPLGERSWPPAAGYSFVCWFQFRKFLKSPLKEAEASRSGSSRRQSVTGGQLPIFLRIFSVGAADSGSTFYAELRLDEDGVLTLATSSSSSLSFSGLEIEEGRWHHLAVVHSKPNALAGLFQASFAYVYLNGKLRHTGKLGYSPSPAGKPLQVTIGTPATCARISDLSWKLRSCYLFEEVLSPGSICFMYILGRGYKGLFQDTDLLQFVPNQACGGGSMAILDALDTDLLLSSGTQKPEGAGKTGSSKADRSGFVWDSEKLGNLSLQLLGKKLIFAFDGTSTELLRASGTSSLLNLVDPMSSAASPIGGIPRFGRLLGDVFVCKQCVIGDSIRPIGGMAVVLALVEASETREMLHMALTLLACALHQNPQNVRDMQKYRGYHLLALFLHRRMPLFDMQSLEIFFQIAACEASFSEPRKVEIPRNLSPTLSPPETSFEELNLSKFRDEFSSVGSHGDLDDFSAQKDSFSHISELETSDMPSETSNCIVLSNADMVEHVLLDWTLWVTAPVAIQITLLGFLEHLVSMHWYRNHNLTILRRINLVQHLLVTLQRGDVEVPVLEKLVVLLGVILEDGFLASELEHVVRFTIMTFDPPELMSRHQITREAMGKHVIVRNMLLEMLIDLQVTIKSEELLEQWHKIVSSKLITYFLDEAVHPTSMRWIMTLLGVCLASSPTFTLKFRSSGGYQGLARVLPSFYDSPDIYYILFCLIFGKPVYPRLPEVRMLDFHALMPNDGNYRELKFVELLDAVVAMAKSTFDRLSMQSMLAHQTGNFSQVGVGLVAELVEGNADIGGDLQGEALMHKTYAARLMGGEASAPAAATSVLRFMVDLAKMCPPFSAVCRRAEFLESCVDLYFSCVRAAHALKMAKDLSVKVGEKNINDGDDTCSSQNTFSSLPQEQEQSVKTSISIGSFPQGQVSTSSEDVAIMPNNMVGHISEVYNTASQQEVEKVVQEDVQSIPNSDVEPGDQGSTVTSGSNEFSFRDAKSTQDQVLEDSQFESPNVSERSSSRISVTTSSTPIVALTSWLGSVSHSELKGHLADTPSMESSTSIIEIEPSSDLKSGSQGQFSANTLFALNPKLLLEVDDSGYGGGPCSAGATAVLDFMAEVLSDFVTEQIKSAPLIETILESVPIYVDAESVLVFQGLCLSRLMNFVERRLLRDDEENEKKLDKSRWSLNLDALCWMIVDRVYMGAFPRPADVLKTLEFLLSVLQLANKDGRIEEATPTAKGLLSIGRGSRQLDAYIHALFKNTNRMILFCFLPSFLITLGEDELLSSLGLQMEQKRLFPNSLPEDRTVDICTVLQLLVAHRRLIFCPSNLDTDLNCCLCVNLISLLRDNRQNVQSIAVDILKYLLVHRRVAFEDLLVSKPNQGLPLDVLHGGFDKLLTGSLSAFYEWLHLSEQIVNKIMEQCAAIMWVQYIAGSSKFPGVRIKGMDGRRKREMGKKSRDISKLDQRHWDQVNERRIALELVRDAMATELRVVRQDKYGWVLHAESEWQAHLQQLVHERGIFPMRKSLTSEEPEWQLCPIEGPYRMRKKLERCKLTIDTIQNVLHGQFELEDLELSKEKPENELNTSDESDLFFNLLNGNIKEDSSDGEMYVESNLKESDDVKDVASSRAGWLEDRDSSINEMSVHSAAEFGVKSSAASFRRADSVQGKSDLGSPRQSSSMRVDEVKVVEDKSDKELNDNGEYLIRPYLEPFERIKYKYNCERVVGLDKHDGIFLIGELSLYVIENFYIDDSGCIFEKESEDDLSVIDQALGVKKDFSLSMESHSKSTSSWGAAVKTYVGGRAWAYNGGAWGKEKVYSSGNVPHLWRMWKLNSVHEILKRDYQLRPVAIEIFSMDGCNDLLVFHKKEREDIFRNLVAMNLPRNSMLDTTISGSTKQESNEGSRLFKVMAKSFSKRWQNGEISNFQYLMHLNTLAGRGYSDLTQYPVFPWVLADYESENLDLSDPKTFRRLDKPMGCQTPEGEEEFRKRYESWDDPEVPKFHYGSHYSSAGIVLFYLIRLPPFSTENQKLQGGQFDHADRLFNSIKDTWSSAAGKGNTSDVKELIPEFFYMPEFLENRFNLDLGEKQSGEKVNDVILPPWAKSSVREFIRKHRGALESDYVSENLHHWIDLIFGYKQRGKAAEAAVNVFYHYTYEGSVDIDSVTDPAMKASILAQINHFGQTPKQLFLKPHPKRRSDRKLPPHPLKHSLHLVPHEIRKNSSSISQIVTFSDKILVAGANTLLKPRTYAKYIAWGFPDRSLRFMGYDQDRLLSTHENLHGGNQIQCTSASHDGQILVTGGDDGLLCVWRVVKDGPRALRQLQSERTLCAHTAKITSLHVSQPYMMIVSGSDDCTVILWDLSSLVFVRQLPEFPSPVSAVYVNDLTGEIATAAGVTLAVWSINGDCLAVVNTSQLPSDFILSLTGCTFSDWLEANWYVSGHQSGAVKVWKMVHCSEDVVPTKMTGNLTGGLNLGDEVPEYRLVLHKVLKFHKHPVTALHLTSDLKQLLSGDSGGHLVSWMLPDESLKSSINQG